Sequence from the Seonamhaeicola sp. ML3 genome:
TATTCTAACTATGGGATTAATAGTATATACTTGACTACAAATGCCACTTCGGCTACACCAACTTGGACTTTAGTAGAACGTAACCTATCGCTACACTCCATAAGGTCTGCAGCTATAACTGAAGTTTCTGGTGAGGTATTATATTTTGTTGGTACTGCACGAGGCTTGTACAGCTCCACAGACCCAACAACTACAGATTGGGTTAGAGAAGGTTCATCTACAATTGGATTCGCAGTGGTGAGCTCGTTGGCTTACAGACCAGCTGATAGTAAATTACTCGTCGGCACACATGGAAACGGTATGTTTGAGGCCACCATAACTGATGTTCTTAGTATTGAAGATGTAAACAATATCAGTAACGAAATTTCTCTTTATCCGAACCCTGTGACAACAAGATTAAATCTTAAAACATCGTTTTACTCAAAAACATTTGATTACAATATCATCAATGTCTCTGGTCAAATAATATCTAGAGGTGTAGCAACACCGGATGATGGCATAGATGTTTCGGCACTCAGTAAAGGGGTTTACTTTCTAAATTTAAAATTTGAAGACAAAACAGGAACTAAAAAGTTTATTAAAAATTAATTGCCATGTGATTACATAAAAAAAGTGCTTCCTAAAGGAAGCACTTTTTTTATGTAAATTTTTATATACTACTAAACAGTTATTACACTGTTTTCAGCTCCTGCAAAATCATTCCATGCATAAGAATCTGCTGCAGAATCGTTAACATATTCTCCATCTACTAGGTACTTGAACTCATAAGAACTATCCTTATCTAAATCTATAGTCCCTTTAAAAGTACCATTTTTTAATTTTTTTAGAGGAGCCTTTTTTGCGTTCCATTCGTTAAAACTCCCTACTACAGAAACCTTTTTTGCTTCTTCAGCTTCTATAGAAAAAGTAACTTTACATACTGGTTTAGTCTTTAAGTATTGTTTTTTAATTGCCATGATTTTAAATTTTTGCGTGTTGTTTTATGGTACAAATTTATAAAAGATATCGCTATGCGTATACAATATCCTTAACTAACCTATCAGAATTATTAATTTGGTAATATAGAATAACAATATTTTAAAGTATGAGAAAATTTTATGTAAAAAAATATGGTATCATCAACAAAAAAACATAGCCTTTGAAGCTGATTTTCAGGCATTTTAAAACTAAAACGTTTTCGAAAACAAGCACCTGAACAACAAAATATAAAAAACGGCAATTATAAAATATTAACTTTACATTTCTTATTTTGCAAGCATGTTCGGAAAGAAGAAAAACACGCCCCAAATAGATAAAGACCAATTAGAATTAATTGAAAATGCACTAAGGCGAATTAGGCAAAAAAAACGCCTTTACATTCACTTTGTTTTATTTTTATTGGGTGCCGTTTTTTTAATCATAGCCAACACGGTTTTAGGTATAGGTGAAAGTTTCATGCCTTTTGCTATGAATTGGTTTGTATTGGCTATTCTAGCTTGGTTATTCCTGTTGCTATATCACGCTTTTAATGTTTTTGTAACACATAAATTTATGGGTAAGGCTTGGGAACAGAAACAATTGAACAAACTTGTAACTGCTCAAAAAGAACGTATAGAAAAAATAAAGAACGAACTAAAAAAAGAAGCGCCCCACATTGCCGAAAGTGAAATTTATAACGAAGAGATTGCAATCAAAAGTAAATCTTCGGTAATAACCATTATAGTTGCTGCTGCAGAAAATAATACTATTGGGAAAGATAACAAGTTAATCTGGCACCTCAGCAATGATTTAAAACGATTTAAAGCGCTAACAAACGGTCATCATATCATTATGGGACGTAAGACTTTTGAAAGCTTCCCTAAACCTTTACCCAACAGAACACATATTGTCATTACAAGACAAACCGATTATAAAGCTCCTGAAGGTGTCATTATTGTAAATAGTTTAGAGGCTGCCATTACTGAAGCAAAAAGCGATGAACAACCTTTTATAATAGGAGGAGGCGAGATTTACAAGCAAGCGATGACCATAGCTGATAAAATTGAACTTACCAGAGTTCACGAAACCTTTGAAGGTGATGCCTTTTTCCCTGAAATAGACACGAATGTATGGAAAGAAACAGCAAACGAATTTCATAAGAAAGATAACAATCACGATTATGAGTTTTCATTTATTACTTATATAAGAAAACAACTAGTTTAATCGGGATTCCAGAATTTCCATAGTTTTTTTAAAGTGTGATATAAATAGTTTGGTCTCATCAAAAGTATAGCGAGCAAAACCTATCCTAATCCCATTATGCCCTATATTGGCCATATCGTAGCGTTTAAGTTCGGCAAACAATAGCTTATGCGTTTTAGCTTCCTCTTCTACTTCATCCCAAGAATATTTTTTATCTAAAGTTACCCAAACCGCCATACCGCCTTTGGGTATTTCAAAGGCAACATATCTATCCAGTTCATCTTTCAGGAGTTTACAGAAATAATCTCTGCGCTCTTTGTAAATCTTCATCACCTTTCTTACGTGTCTATCTAAAGCACCTTCCTTTATAAATTTAGCAAATGTAATCTGTAAAAAGGCATCCCCTTGTCGATCTACAAAACGTCTCAATTTGGCAGCTTCATCTACAAAATCTTTAGAGGCTACCAAATAACCCACCCTAAAAACAGGAGCAACAGTTTTACAAAAAGATCCCACATAAATTACATTACCAGAAACGTCGTGGCTGGCCAATGGTAAAATAGGAGTATGGTTATAGTTAAAATCGTAGTCATAGTCGTCTTCAACAATGGCAAACTTATAGGCTTTTGCTAGGTTTAATAATTGTAATCGCTTCTGGGCAGACATGGTAATAGTGGTGGGGTGATGATGATGAGATGTTGTGTAAACTGCTTTAACAGGATTGATTTTACACAACTTTTCTATCGCGTTAATATCCAGACCATCATCTTCTACGCTCACTCTTAAAATAGTAGCGTTAGAAAATTCGAAAGTAGTATCAGAAGAACTGTAATTTGTTTCGCCAACAATAATACACCCACCATTTCCAAACAATATTTGAGCCGACAAAAACATCCCCATTTGGCTTCCTCTTGTAATCATAATATTTTCAACAGATACATTAAGTCCTCTGGTTTCATTTAAATAGTTGACTAATGTTTCCCTAAGCTCTAAATTGCCGTAAGTCGTGCCATAAGATGCATGCTTAAAATTGCTTTTTTTACCTAAAACCCGTCTGTAAATCATTCCTATTTCAGAGAAAGGCGTGAGGCGCTCATCATTTATTCCATCGTTTACGTATAAATATGATTCGTCATGATCTTGAGGAAAGCTCCTATCTAAAGATTCATCTCTTATGAATGAAAAACCAGCTAATGTTGTATCTAAATTTTCGTGTGGCTCGTTCAATTTTTGTTGCTGTAGTTCTGGCAAATCAGCATGAATAAATGTGCCACTTTGAGGTATGCTTTCAGCCCAGCCCTGCAAAACCAGTTCTTCATAACATGCTACAACTGTTTTTCGGTGCACTCCCAACAAATTAGCTAGCGTTCTACTTCCCGGTAATTTTGCTTTGGGCATTAATGTCCGACTTTTTATAAGCTGAATAAATTGGTTTGTCAATTGAATAAATAAAGGGGTTTTACTGTCCCTGCTTAAATGGATCGTCGTTTTATAAGGAATCATGACTGGACTATTTTAAAAATGAATTCTGGATTATCTCAATACACCATAAAGCTACTAATTTTGTTATAAACAATCGGAAACAACAGTTATAATGAACACCTACAATACATCAAAAACGAATAAAGTAATAAGAGGTTCTAACCGTGCTACTTATGACAAAGACACGATTGACAGCATTATCGAAGCAGGGTTTATTGGTTATGTTAGCTACCTCTTTGAGGATACTCCTATTACAATTCCGATGGCCTATGGCAAAATTGAAGATAAAATCTACTTACACGGTTCCTTAAAAAACAGAATGCTTTTATCAATTTTAGAAAACGAACAAATGAGTATGACCATTATGCATTTAGACGGTCTGGTATTAACACGTTCCGGATTTCATCACTCCGTTAACTACCGGTCTGTCACTGTTTTTGGGAAGGCTACTAAAGTTGAAAAACCTAAACTTAAAACAGCTGCCTTAAAATGCGTTATTGACCAAATGATTCCTAAAAGGTGGGACACGCTGCGCCCCATGACAGATAAAGAATTAAAGTCAACATTGGTTATTGAGGTTAGGATTAATAACGCTTCTGCTAAAGTACGAGCAGAAGGAGCCATTGATGAAAAATCTGATTTAGAACTCCCTATTTGGGCTGGAGTTATTCCCATAAAACAAATAGCAGAAGTTCCAATCTCTGATAACTCAGTACTAGAAAACATAAAGGTTCCTAAACATGTTTTGGATTATTATTACCAAAATAGAAACTAATTAGTATTTTGCATGATAAGTAATTTTACCAACATGCAAAATCAACAATATGGTTATTAGGAGGCTTGGTTTAGGTTTTTTACTGTTAGGGGTTTTCTTTTCCTGTAAGACACCTCAACAAAATCCAAACCCTATAAAATTAGATACAACTTACGAAGACCAGTGGATTGACAAAGATGAAAATGAAAATTACACTGCTCGCCATGAATGTTCTTTTGTTCAGGCTGGAAACAGATTTTACATGTTTGGAGGGCGTGAATCTGCTGAAAAATTAGAGATTTACGACTTTACACATAATACTTGGAAAGTCGCACAAAATAAGGCTCCAAAACAATTTAATCATTTCCAAGCGACGTTCTACAAAGGGTTTATTTGGGTTATAGGAGCTTTTAAAACCAATAAATTCCCAAGAGAAATTCCAGAAGATAATGTTTGGTTATATTTCCCGCCAACCGACACATGGATTAAAGGTCCTGAAATTCCTAAAGAAAGAAGACGAGGTGGTGCGGGTTTAGTTGTATACGAGGACAAATTCTATGTTGTGGGAGGAAATACAAGAGGGCACGACGGGGGTTATGTGAATTGGTTCGATGAATACGACCCAGAAAAAAACATATGGACTATTTTAGATGATGCCTCACAGGCACGAGATCACTTTAGTGCTGCTGTTATAGACCATAAATTATATGCCGCAGCAGGAAGACAATCTGGAGGTTTTGGCGGCGTTTTCGCTCCATTGGTTAAAATTGTTGACGTCTTTGATTTTAAAACGAAAACATGGTCTACATTAAAAAAAGATATCCCAACACCTCGTGCGGCTCCGGGAGTTGCCGTTCTTAACAAAGAACTATTTGTTATGGGTGGTGAAGGCGAGAAAAAAGGACCTGCCTATAAAGTTGTTGAGGCTTACAATACTAAGACAGATAATTGGGAAGACAAAGCCGATATGCATTATCCAAGACATGGCACTCAAGCTATTTTGTCTGGTAAAGGAATCTATATCACCGGAGGTTCACCAAAACGCGGAGGCGGCAGACAACTTAACATGGAGGTATATAATGAAGATAGACCTCATGGACAACAAATAAAGGCATCTTACCTTGCTGGCCCAGAAAAATTCAAAATAGATAAGGGAACTTCAGCAAAAATTGAAATTAAAAATAAAGCTGGAAATACTGCTAGCTTTATCAACTCTATTGAATTAACCGGTAAAAACGCTAGTGCCTTCAAAATTGAATCCATTTATGATTTAACCCTTGTTGACGTTAACATCAGCTTCAGTATTGCATTAAAACATAGTTCTCAAAAACAGGGAGAAACGGCTAATTTAGAAATCACGTATAACGGGAATTCTAAAAAAATCATTACCCTAGTAAGTCACTAAAAAAACATGTACTTTTGCCTCACTAAAATTTAATAATAATGAACGCATATATATTTCCGGGTCAAGGCGCACAATTCTCAGGAATGGGTTTAGACCTTTATGAAAACTCTGCACAAGCACAAGAACTTTTCGAAAAAGCCAATGATATTTTAGGTTTTAATATAACAGATATTATGTTCGAGGGTTCTGCAGACGATTTAAAACAAACCAAAGTTACACAACCTGCCATATTTTTACACTCGGTAATATTAGCAAAAACTCTTGGTGATAGCTTTAAACCAGACATGGTAGCAGGGCATTCACTTGGAGAATTTTCTGCACTTGTTGCCAATGGTACCTTAAATTTTGAGGATGGACTAAAATTAGTATCGCAACGTGCTATGGCCATGCAAAAAGCTTGCGAACTAAAGCCTAGCACCATGGCTGCTGTTTTAGGCTTAGAAGACCATGTTGTAGAAAACGTTTGTAATAATACAGATGGTGTTGTTGTTGCTGCGAACTATAATTGTCCGGGACAATTAGTTATTTCTGGAGAAATTGAAGCGATTAATACTGCTTGTGAAACCTTAAAGGAAGAAGGTGCTCGTCGTGCTTTAGTATTACCTGTTGGAGGCGCATTTCATTCGCCTTTAATGGAACCTGCCCGCGAAGAATTAGCAGCTGCCATAGAAAACACATCTTTCAATAAACCTAACTGCCCGATTTATCAGAATGTAACGGCTTCTGCTGTTACCGATGAAACTGCTATTAAAACTAATTTAATATCTCAATTAACTGCACCTGTTCGATGGACACAATCTGTTCAACAAATGATAGAAGATGGCGCTACTTTATTCACTGAAGTTGGCCCAGGTAAAGTTTTACAGGGCTTAGTTAAGAAAATAAATAGAGCTTCTGAAACAGCTTCTGCAACTTTTGAAGGAAATTTATAAATGAAGATGTCACGTCGTTCTATATTTATACTAGCAACCATCATTGGCACCATAGCCCTAGACCAAATAACTAAGGTTTGGGTCCGAGCTAACGTAGAACTATACACTGAAAAAAGACCTATTATTGGAGAATACTTCACCCTAATGAATGTTGAAAACAAAGGCGCATTCCTTGGCATGGGAAGTGAACTCAACACTACATTGAGAATCATTTTACTAATGATACTTCCTGTTGTTGTCTTAGGATTTGTACTGCGCTATGTGTTTAAAGATAAAAATTTAGATAATTGGTCACTTTTTGCGTTCTCTGCTATTATTGGTGGTGGTGTAGCCAATGTTTTTGATAGAATAGTATTCAAGAAAGTAACCGACTTTTGGTTTATAGATTTAGGAGACCCCTTTAAAACAGGGGTATTTAATGTAGCCGATGTGTTTGTGACCACCGGAATGATTATTCTCGTGTTTACCATTTTACTCAAGAAAAAACCTAAAAATATAGAAAAAGCCGATTAATAATTAATCGGCTTTTTCTATATTTTACTGAAGAGTATTTTACCTAAACACCTCTTACTTTTTTTTCCCAGTTCCAAGCTGAAAGCATAGCATCATCTAAAGTCAACTCGGTTTGCCAACCTAATTCTTCTTTTGCCTTTTTAGTATCGGCATAAGCAGAAATAACATCGCCTTCTCTTCTTCCTACTATTTTATAGTTTAACTTTTCACCTGATACCTTCTCGAAAGAATTCACAACTTCTAATACAGAACTACCTTTACCAGTACCCAAATTAAAAGTCTCGTAGTTATCTTTATTTGCTCCATTAAGTAATCTTTGTAAGGCAATTACATGAGCCTTTGCCAAATCTACCACATGAATATAGTCGCGTATACAAGTCCCATCTGGTGTAGGATAGTCGTCTCCAAAAACAGATAATTGCTCACGAATCCCAGCAGCGGTTTGGGTAATAAAGGGTACTAAATTCTGAGGAACACCAATTGGCAACTCTCCAATTTCAATAGATTTATGTGCACCAACCGGATTAAAGTAGCGTAAAGCAATTGCTTTTAAATTTGGTGTAATTTTACATATATCTTTAATTATCTCTTCCCCAATTTGCTTTGTGTTTCCATAAGGAGATTCAGCGGGTTTTACAGGAGCGTTTTCAGTAATTGGCATTTTATCTGCCTGTCCATAAACGGTACAGGAAGAGCTAAAAATAAAACTTGCCTCAGGCAAATTCTTCAACTCTTTTAATATATAAACCAGTGTACTTATATTGTTTTCGTAATACAATAATGGCTTTTCAACACTTTCACCTACTGCCTTACTAGCTGCAAAATGAATAACCCCTTTAAGGTCATTATGTCTTTTAAAGAAATCTTCAACTAGCTGTTTTTCCTTTAAATCAATTTTTTCAAAAATCGGTGTCTTACCTGTTATCGCAGTAATACCATCAAGGACATTTTCGGATGAATTCGATAAATCATCTATAATAACAACTTCAAAGCCTGCTTCTTGTAATTCTACAACGGTGTGTGAGCCAATAAACCCCAAACCACCTGTGACTAAAATTTTATCCATTTACAAATTTTAAAACGGTTGATGTAATATATTCTATTTGTTCATTATCAAGCTCGGTATGCATTGGTAATGAAATTACTTCTTTTACTAACCTATTGGTAACCTCAAAATCAGCTTCATTATATCTATCATCGGCGTAGGCTTTTTGTTTATGCAAAGGAATAGGGTAATAAACGCCACATGGTATTCCCTTCTCATTTAGGTGAGCAGCTAAAGCGTCTCGGTCAACAGCCTTTACTTTGAGTGTATACTGATGAAATACATGACAATCACAATTATCGCACATAACCTCACATGATTTTGAGATAATCGGTATAATTATCTTTTCATTCCCAGCAAAAGCAGCATTATACTTTTTTGCAGCATTTTGCCTCGCTTTATTGTAACTATCTAAGTTGGGCAATTTAGCATCTAATACAGCTGCTTGTATACTATCCAATCTTGAGTTTACCCCAACAACATCATGATGATATCTTACATACATACCATGATTTACAATACCTCTTACCGTTTTAGCCAATTCATCATTATTTGTGAAAATCGCACCACCATCTCCGTAGCAACCTAAGTTCTTGGAAGGAAAAAATGATGTAGCTCCAATATCTCCTATTGTTCCTGCTTTAACCTTTTTTCCATTTTCAAATGTATAATTAGCCCCAATAGCTTGTGCATTATCTTCTATTACGAATAGGTCATGTTCTTTTGCAATGTCCATAATTGCTTCCATATTTGCACATTGACCAAATAGATGAACAGGTACTATAGCCTTCGTTCTTGGTGTTATGGCATTTTTAACTGCCTGAATGTTTATATTGAAGTCGTCTTCATTAACATCGACCAAAACAGGAGTTAGGTTTAATAAAGCAATAACCTCAACAGTAGCAGCGAAAGTGAAATCTGCAGTTATAACCTCATCTCCTGGCTTTAGACCAAGACCCATCATGGCTATTTGTAAAGCATCGGTACCATTAGCACAGGGAATAACATGCTTTACACCTAGATACTCCTCTAAGTTTTTCTGAAATTCATGAACCTTGGGTCCATTAATAAATGCTGTGGTTTCAATAACTTCTTGTATGGAAGGATTTACAACGTCTTTTATACCGCTGTACTGACCTTTAAGGTCAACCATTTGAATTTTCTTCATCTTCAAAAATTAGAACTCCTGTTAATACAAATACAAACAGAAACGAGGAGCTTGCGTATCACGAAATTACAAAAATTAGAATAGCTAAACCAACGAATTTATTCAAAGAAATGTATTTTAGCAATAAACATTTAATATTGAGTTTTCTTTATAATATTGGCATAAGATTAGCAGGGTTTGGTTTAAAATGCCTTTCGCCTTTTAATGACAAAATCAACAAGGGCGTTACTGGAAGAAGAAAAACGTTTAAGAGTCTTAAAAGCAACCTAAATAGCGAACACAAAACACTTTGGTTTCATTGTGCTTCTTTGGGAGAATACGAACAGGGGTTACCTATTTTTAAAGAACTAAAAACACTTTGTTTTGATTATAAAATTGTCCTTAGCTTTTTTTCTCCCTCAGGTTTCGAAATACAAAAAGTCAACCCAATAACAGATATAGTAGTCTATCTTCCTTTAGACACAAAAAATAATGCTAAAAAGTTTCTAGATATTGTTAAACCTGAACTAACAGTTTTTGTCAAGTATGATATTTGGCCCAATTTACTAAACGAACTAAGAAAAAGGCAGCTCAGAGCCATTTTAGTTTCAGCCAGCTTCAGAAAAAACCAACCCTATTTTAAGTTTTATGGAAACACCTTAAAGAAAGCTTTGTTTTCTTTTGAACACATTTTTACTCAAAATGAATCTTCAAAACTATTACTAGAATCTATTAATTATAATAAAGTTAGTGTTTCTGGAGACACTCGTTTTGACCGTGTCACTGCACAATTAGACCAAGATAACACCTTAGGTTTTGTTGAAGAATTTAAAAATAATAGGCTATGTGTAGTTGCCGGGAGCACCTGGCCAGAAGGTGAGGCTTTTTTTGTTGACTATATTAACAACACAAAACATAATAACACAAAATTCATTATTGCTCCTCATAACATCAAGGCCAACCAAATTAACAACTTGAAAAGTAGAATAAACGTTCCTACAGTATTATTCTCTGAAAAAGAAAACAACAACAAACTCAAAGATGCTCAAGTACTTATAGTGGACACCATAGGTATTCTTTCTAAAATTTATAATTATGCTGATATTGCTTATGTTGGAGGTGCTTTAGGAAATACTGGCCTTCATAACACATTGGAACCAGCCGTTTTTGGTGTCCCGATAATTATTGGTGGCAATCACATGAAGTTCCCCGAAGCAAAGGCTATGCTTGATAAGGGCGGTATGTTTTCAATCCTCAACTTAAGCAGCTTTATTAGTATCCTTGACAAATTAATTGAGAATAGTGACTTTCGTAAAAAAAGCGGGTCTAAAAACTTAGAATATATTAAAGAAAATAAGGGAGCAACAATCCAGATTATGAACTATTTACGTAAATAGTATAAATTTTCATATTTCCTTTTTTATATTCAAGGAAAATCAAATTAATTAACACTAAAAATCAAGTCATGAGAAAATTAGTTTTAAGTTCAGTTTTTTTATTAACCCTTGCTGTAATGTTTACATCATGTAGGGATACAAAAAAGGCAGAAGAGACAAAAGATGCTGTTGAACAGGTCGTTGAAAAAGCAGGTAACGAAGCGAAAGAAGCAGCTGAGAAAGTTGAGGAAGTTGCTAAAGATGCTGCTGAAAAGGTAGAAGAGGTTGTAGAAGAGGCTGTAGATACAGCGGGCGATGCAGCTAAAGATGCCATTGATGCTGCTGGTGAAGCTGTAGACAACGCTGCTGATGCTGCTAAAAATAAAGTTAAAGAAGTAAGCGGACACTAAAACCACTTATTTATATTTAAAACAGAAAAGCAGCTCAATAAGCTGCTTTTCTGTTTTAAAAAAATCTCATAACAAAAAAAGCCTTACTCAATCGAGCAAGGCTTTTGTACTGAAGGCGGGACTTGAACCCGCACGGCCCAAGGGCCATTGGATTTTAAGTCCAACGTGTCTACCAATTCCACCACTTCAGCAACTTGGTATTTTGAACTTAAGAAAGTATCAGAGCGAAAGACGGGATTTGAACCCGCGACCCTCACCTTGGCAAGGTGATGCTCTACCCCTGAGCTACTTTCGCAGTCTTTTTTATGAACAACCAATCTTTCGATTGAGACCAAAACGAAATTATTTTACCGTTCTAGCGGGTGCAAATTTAAAATATTTCTAATAAATGCAAAGGGTTTTATTAAAATAAATGTAATTTATTTTAGGCACGTCTTTTTTTAACCAACATGCGTTTTATCTCATTGAGTTTCATTAGTGCCTCAACCGGTGTAAGTGTATCAATATCAGTATGTAAAATTTCTTCCTTGATGTTTTCTAGGAGCGGGTCATCTAAATTGAAAAAACTTAGTTGCATTTCGTTATTTAGAGATTTAACCTTATCAGTAAGCTCTTCACTAGAATGAGAATGCTCTAACTTCTTCAAGATTTTATTCGCCCGATGTAAAACCTGTTGTGGCATCCCTGCCATTTTAGCTACATGAATTCCGAAACTATGGGCACTTCCCCCTTCTACAAGCTTTCTTAAAAATAACACATTATCCTTTAACTCTTTTACCGAAACATTGAAATTCCTTATGCGTTCAAACGTTTCGGTCATTTCATTGAGTTCATGATAATGTGTAGCAAAAAGTGTTTTAGGTTTGGCTGGATGTTCGTGCAAATATTCACTAATAGCCCAAGCAATGGAAATACCGTCATAAGTACTAGTACCCCTCCCAATTTCATCTAACAGCACTAAACTTCTATCTGATATGTTATTAAGAATTGAAGCGGTTTCATTCATTTCTACCATAAAAGTCGACTCTCCCATAGAGATATTATCAC
This genomic interval carries:
- a CDS encoding isoamylase early set domain-containing protein codes for the protein MAIKKQYLKTKPVCKVTFSIEAEEAKKVSVVGSFNEWNAKKAPLKKLKNGTFKGTIDLDKDSSYEFKYLVDGEYVNDSAADSYAWNDFAGAENSVITV
- a CDS encoding dihydrofolate reductase, with product MFGKKKNTPQIDKDQLELIENALRRIRQKKRLYIHFVLFLLGAVFLIIANTVLGIGESFMPFAMNWFVLAILAWLFLLLYHAFNVFVTHKFMGKAWEQKQLNKLVTAQKERIEKIKNELKKEAPHIAESEIYNEEIAIKSKSSVITIIVAAAENNTIGKDNKLIWHLSNDLKRFKALTNGHHIIMGRKTFESFPKPLPNRTHIVITRQTDYKAPEGVIIVNSLEAAITEAKSDEQPFIIGGGEIYKQAMTIADKIELTRVHETFEGDAFFPEIDTNVWKETANEFHKKDNNHDYEFSFITYIRKQLV
- a CDS encoding PLP-dependent aminotransferase family protein, with translation MIPYKTTIHLSRDSKTPLFIQLTNQFIQLIKSRTLMPKAKLPGSRTLANLLGVHRKTVVACYEELVLQGWAESIPQSGTFIHADLPELQQQKLNEPHENLDTTLAGFSFIRDESLDRSFPQDHDESYLYVNDGINDERLTPFSEIGMIYRRVLGKKSNFKHASYGTTYGNLELRETLVNYLNETRGLNVSVENIMITRGSQMGMFLSAQILFGNGGCIIVGETNYSSSDTTFEFSNATILRVSVEDDGLDINAIEKLCKINPVKAVYTTSHHHHPTTITMSAQKRLQLLNLAKAYKFAIVEDDYDYDFNYNHTPILPLASHDVSGNVIYVGSFCKTVAPVFRVGYLVASKDFVDEAAKLRRFVDRQGDAFLQITFAKFIKEGALDRHVRKVMKIYKERRDYFCKLLKDELDRYVAFEIPKGGMAVWVTLDKKYSWDEVEEEAKTHKLLFAELKRYDMANIGHNGIRIGFARYTFDETKLFISHFKKTMEILESRLN
- a CDS encoding pyridoxamine 5'-phosphate oxidase family protein, whose protein sequence is MNTYNTSKTNKVIRGSNRATYDKDTIDSIIEAGFIGYVSYLFEDTPITIPMAYGKIEDKIYLHGSLKNRMLLSILENEQMSMTIMHLDGLVLTRSGFHHSVNYRSVTVFGKATKVEKPKLKTAALKCVIDQMIPKRWDTLRPMTDKELKSTLVIEVRINNASAKVRAEGAIDEKSDLELPIWAGVIPIKQIAEVPISDNSVLENIKVPKHVLDYYYQNRN
- a CDS encoding kelch repeat-containing protein, with translation MVIRRLGLGFLLLGVFFSCKTPQQNPNPIKLDTTYEDQWIDKDENENYTARHECSFVQAGNRFYMFGGRESAEKLEIYDFTHNTWKVAQNKAPKQFNHFQATFYKGFIWVIGAFKTNKFPREIPEDNVWLYFPPTDTWIKGPEIPKERRRGGAGLVVYEDKFYVVGGNTRGHDGGYVNWFDEYDPEKNIWTILDDASQARDHFSAAVIDHKLYAAAGRQSGGFGGVFAPLVKIVDVFDFKTKTWSTLKKDIPTPRAAPGVAVLNKELFVMGGEGEKKGPAYKVVEAYNTKTDNWEDKADMHYPRHGTQAILSGKGIYITGGSPKRGGGRQLNMEVYNEDRPHGQQIKASYLAGPEKFKIDKGTSAKIEIKNKAGNTASFINSIELTGKNASAFKIESIYDLTLVDVNISFSIALKHSSQKQGETANLEITYNGNSKKIITLVSH
- the fabD gene encoding ACP S-malonyltransferase yields the protein MNAYIFPGQGAQFSGMGLDLYENSAQAQELFEKANDILGFNITDIMFEGSADDLKQTKVTQPAIFLHSVILAKTLGDSFKPDMVAGHSLGEFSALVANGTLNFEDGLKLVSQRAMAMQKACELKPSTMAAVLGLEDHVVENVCNNTDGVVVAANYNCPGQLVISGEIEAINTACETLKEEGARRALVLPVGGAFHSPLMEPAREELAAAIENTSFNKPNCPIYQNVTASAVTDETAIKTNLISQLTAPVRWTQSVQQMIEDGATLFTEVGPGKVLQGLVKKINRASETASATFEGNL
- the lspA gene encoding signal peptidase II, which translates into the protein MKMSRRSIFILATIIGTIALDQITKVWVRANVELYTEKRPIIGEYFTLMNVENKGAFLGMGSELNTTLRIILLMILPVVVLGFVLRYVFKDKNLDNWSLFAFSAIIGGGVANVFDRIVFKKVTDFWFIDLGDPFKTGVFNVADVFVTTGMIILVFTILLKKKPKNIEKAD
- the galE gene encoding UDP-glucose 4-epimerase GalE, yielding MDKILVTGGLGFIGSHTVVELQEAGFEVVIIDDLSNSSENVLDGITAITGKTPIFEKIDLKEKQLVEDFFKRHNDLKGVIHFAASKAVGESVEKPLLYYENNISTLVYILKELKNLPEASFIFSSSCTVYGQADKMPITENAPVKPAESPYGNTKQIGEEIIKDICKITPNLKAIALRYFNPVGAHKSIEIGELPIGVPQNLVPFITQTAAGIREQLSVFGDDYPTPDGTCIRDYIHVVDLAKAHVIALQRLLNGANKDNYETFNLGTGKGSSVLEVVNSFEKVSGEKLNYKIVGRREGDVISAYADTKKAKEELGWQTELTLDDAMLSAWNWEKKVRGV
- a CDS encoding DegT/DnrJ/EryC1/StrS aminotransferase family protein, encoding MKKIQMVDLKGQYSGIKDVVNPSIQEVIETTAFINGPKVHEFQKNLEEYLGVKHVIPCANGTDALQIAMMGLGLKPGDEVITADFTFAATVEVIALLNLTPVLVDVNEDDFNINIQAVKNAITPRTKAIVPVHLFGQCANMEAIMDIAKEHDLFVIEDNAQAIGANYTFENGKKVKAGTIGDIGATSFFPSKNLGCYGDGGAIFTNNDELAKTVRGIVNHGMYVRYHHDVVGVNSRLDSIQAAVLDAKLPNLDSYNKARQNAAKKYNAAFAGNEKIIIPIISKSCEVMCDNCDCHVFHQYTLKVKAVDRDALAAHLNEKGIPCGVYYPIPLHKQKAYADDRYNEADFEVTNRLVKEVISLPMHTELDNEQIEYITSTVLKFVNG